Genomic DNA from Hordeum vulgare subsp. vulgare chromosome 2H, MorexV3_pseudomolecules_assembly, whole genome shotgun sequence:
CATAGATTAAAATGGGCCTTATCTTTGTTGTGTTTGGGCCAGATTTTTATCTTTTTGTGTAGCATGCAAACAACCGAATTATCAGATGAAACTTTTTACATACTTGACTACCATATATATGtatttatataaaaaaatattattttttgaaGCTTttaaatatatattgatttttttgtaTACCGGGTTCACTGAAGCCCGGTATGTGCAACGCTGCGCTCGGATAAGAGGGTACGTGTTAAAACTGCTCATAGGAGCATCAATCATAAATCGTCGTGCGACTCCTTGACACGTGCCTCCCCCTCCGCATGAGGATGGATGCAATCTAAAAGGATGCGTACCTACCAACATCCACCTCCACCTGAGGGTGCGCCAAGAAAAGATCTGGGCGAAAGCACCACCTCCGGGAGCCACCGACGCCTTGGTCGCCCATGCAACCAGGAACACCAAACATACATCACCATCACCATTGTTGTCGTCCACCACTCTATCGTCATGCTCATACATAATTAGCAcaccaaagaaaaaaaatcatcgaaagacATGCCACCATCGCATCACTTCTGAACGTTGTGCGATGCCATTAAGTTGATGGTTGTCGTGTGCGTCACAACGAAGTTCATCAGCCACTATCGTCAGATGTGTTGCTTTGATTAGGAAGTGAGAAAGGGCCCGCTCCGGGCCACTATTGAGCCTGAATTGGCCTCGAGGGCTTTCCGCTGGCATCGATGAACGAGGGGAGCGTCGTACACAACCTCCTTATAAGATCGAGGCATGCCCGATGCACCGCGTGTGATCTGCATGATCTGAAAAGCCTCGCTGCCGTTGTGCTTTGCACCAAGCTGCACCCGTCGTTGCCGTCGATCCGCTCTGAGACACCATGTTGCCCCGCTACCACCACAACGATCATGAGAGGTTGTGTTGCCAAggccgaggccacaagcctcccctcccctcttgaATTGTAGTAGCACACAAATTTTGACATGCTCCCTCTTACACTCTTATTTTACATGTATGGTAAGAAGGTAAGAGTTAATCAGATTTGTAATTATAAGATCAACGACTCAAATCTATTATATCATGTGAAAATAGAGGTAAGAGTGAGCATGTTAAACCTGCTCCTAGGAGCACCAACCAAAAATCGTTGTGCGACTCCTTGGCATGTGCCTCCTCCTCCGCATGAGGATGGATGCACTCTAACAGGATGCGTACCTACCAACATCCACCTCCACCCGAGAGTGCGCCATGATAAGATCTGGGTGAAAGCACCACCTCTCGAGGCTACTGATACTTTTGTCGCCCACACAACCAGGAACACCAAACATACGTTGGATCGGAGCCTCTGTTGTAGCTTCCCGAAGTCGTTGAGGAGTAGTACCGCCTTGTCGCCCCCATTCATGGCAGTTGCACGACTTAGCCGCCATTGGCCTCCGAAGGTGGCAAGGAAGGTAGATGATAGCGAAGAGTGGTGAGAAGTTGTGCTAAGGATGAGTTCGAAGAGATTGGAGGAGGCGACGCTAGGTTATGCATGGGACATGCATAGGAATAAAAGTGTGGGAGAGAAAAACTTGTTACGAAAAATACATGCATGCACGTAATTAATTTCTAAAACTTATTGGTGTGATGATGACATAGTTGTATGCGTTTTTGAATAGTCAAGTGGAGACTTAACTATTTAATTATAGAAGATAAAttaaaaatgcaaaaaataaaGTGACTAATTTTgaataaaaaatattgttttcggCATTGTCTGCTTAAGCCAATCTTAGGGATCGCCCAGATCAACCCAAGTACGAGAACAGACCAATAAGCAAGCCCATTCTCCGCGAGAGTGCCTTCTAATTCTGAGCTCAATGATCCttcatgaaaaataaataaaatataaaaaaacagaaacaCAATTCAAACAATTCTGATTTTTTACAACAAATGTTTCTTAGTTTTCTTTATTCCCGATTTTTTTTGCGATGAATCACATTTGTGGAGGTctgaaaaaataacaaaataaacgCTACAAAATGCTTTTAAAAAATAAGTTTTGAGGCATCAATTTTTTAGAAGAAAAAAATCCCACGAAATTCCATGTATGTAGAACATTTAACAATGTTGCTGCCAAAGAAATAACAAAATTTGTCTTCAAATTACTCcatcttttattttattatttatgaGTGCATTTGAGCTCGGAAACGCCACATTCCATTCTCCGGGCCTAACCAGAACATGGTGGTGAATCGTGATAAAGCGCCACATCAATGGGGGATCGAACAAATGGCAAACCATATATCCTCTGTCATCTTTCAATAACAATCGAATGAGTTGCAAACCTGCTACGCAGGAGCAACTAACGAATACTTGAGCAGCAGTAGGAAGCAACAGAGATCCCACAAAAAGAATCGAAGCAACTGACATCAAGTAAAGCAGCAGCATTGCAGCCACAAGCAAGCAAGGACTCGACTTATTAGGGGGGAAGCAGAGTCGCCGCACAGCAAAAACATGCGGCAAGCAAAGCACAAGAAATAAACATTCCAGGTTCACCCTCCTGTATATATATGCCCGGTGCCAAATGAACAGAAATGTGTTCAGACTTCAGAGGGAAATAAGAACGGACTGGCCTGACACCTAGCTACAGGGATGGTTCTGACGCATGTTCAGAGCGACGAGGCGGCCGCGTCGGCCGCCGTGTTCGCGTCGAGGTACGTGCAGGAGCCGGTCCcgagctacgagctcggggagaaGTCGATATCCAAGGACGCGGCGTACCAGATCATCCACGACGAGCTGCTGCTGGACGGCAGCCCGCGGTTGAACCTGGCGTCCTTCGTCACCACCTGGATGGAGCCCGAGTGCGACCGGCTCATCCTCGAAGGCATGAACAAGAACTACGCCGACATGGACGAGTACCCCGTCACCACCGAGCTCCAGGCAAGCTAGCTAGCGAGCAGCATTTCGTTTCCAGTTCGGACCGGTCATGCAACCTCTGTTAATTTTGATTTTGATCGATGAACGACGCCATGTCCCCGCAGAACCGGTGCGTGAACATCATAGCGCGGCTGTTCAACGCGCCGGTGGGCACCGGCGAGACGGCCGTCGGGGTCGGCACGGTCGGGTCCTCGGAGGCGATAATGCTCGCCGGTCTGGCGTTCAAGCGGCGCTGGCAGAACCGGCGGAAGGCGGAGGGGAAGCCACACGACAAGCCCAACATCGTCACGGGAGCCAATGTTCAGGTAACTGACACGATAGATAACGCGCGTACGTACATTTCCTGATTCATAACGCAAGAGTTCGATCAGAAGTACTAACCTGTTCTGCTCTGCGACGCAGGTGTGCTGGGAGAAGTTCGCGCGCTACTTCGAGGTGGAGCTCAAGGAGGTGAAGCTGAGCGAAGGGTGCTACGTGATGGACCCGGACAAGGCCGTGGAGATGGTCGACGAGAACACCATCTGCGTCGCCGCCATCCTCGGCTCCACCCTCACCGGCGAGTTCGAGGACGTCAAGCGCCTCAACGACCTCCTCGTCGCCAAGAACAAGCAAACAAGGTCTGCTTCAAATCCGTGCATCAGAATTCAGAAATCCTGTCTTATGATTATGACGTGGCTGGCATCTTCTGGCTGGCAGGTGGGACACCCCGATCCACGTGGACGCGGCGAGCGGCGGGTTCATCGCGCCGTTCCTGTACCCGGAGCTGGAGTGGGACTTCCGGCTGCCGCTGGTGAAGAGCATCAACGTCAGCGGCCACAAGTACGGCCTCGTCTACCCCGGCGTCGGGTGGGTGATATGGCGCAACAGGGAGGACCTCCCCGACGAGCTCATCTTCCACATCAACTACCTTGGCGCCGACCAGCCAACCTTCACGCTCAACTTCTCCAAAGGCACGTGCTCTTCTTTTTTTGTCCCAGAATTAAGCGATGAATATAATCTCTGATTTGATTGTCTGTTTCGATTTCACGTTCTTGAATTGTTTCGCATGCATGTTTGATCTTGTGCAGGGTCCAGTCAAATCATCGCGCAGTATTACCAATTTCTTCGGCTAGGTTTCGAGGTACAAAGTTCATCAACAGACCGATCATCAGTCATTCAACTTACAGAGCGTCTCGCCGCATGCAGGGGTACAAGAATGTGATGGAGAACTGCGTGGAGAGCGCGAGGACGCTCCGGGAGGGGCTCCTGCGCACGGGGCGTTTCGACGTCATCTCCAAGGAGGACGGCGTGCCGCTGGTGGCGTTCACCTTCAGGGGCATCAGGGACGGCTCGCCGGCGTTCAAGCTGTCGGCGAACCTGCGGCGGTTCGGGTGGATCGTGCCGGCGTACACGATGCCGGCAAACCTGGAgcacatgacggtgctccgggtgGTCGTCCGGGAGGACTTCGGCCGGCCGCTCGCCGAGAGGTTCCTGTCGCACGTGCGCATGGCGCTGAGCGAGCTGGACCTGGCGGCCAAGGGGCCCGTGCCAAAGATGAGGCTCACCATCGAGCTCGGCCCGGCCAGGAGCGCCGAGGAGGAGGCGTCCGTCAGGGTCGTCAAGAGGGAGGCCGTGTCCGGCCACAGGAGCGTGTCGCTTGTTTCCGGGAAGACGAAGGGTGTGTGCTAGTCTGCCGCCAGATGACTGCTGCGCCTGCCAATTGTGCTACAGTACATAATAGTACCTGTAAGAAAAATTGTGCTAACAGAATAAATTACGTGACTTCTGACTCGTATAAATTGCTGGAAcaaagtcacactcaacacagatgCAACTTGCACTGTTTTTTAAAGAATAAATCACATTTTACCACATGGGGTAATTAACACATACTCACGCCGTCCAAAATTAATTGTGGCTCAAATGAAAGGCAGTAAGGGGCTGTTTGGTTCTCAGCCTAAGGTTGCCACGCCTAACCTTAGTCATGCCACAATAGCTTAGGCATGTGTTTGGTTCATTGCCACACTTATGTCTTGCCATACTTTTTTAGTTATAtggtccacatgtcatacacTTAATTTTTTACCAAATCTTGCCACACTTGTGGTGTCCATTTTGTTAGCACACTTTTTTGTGACAGCCACACTTTGCCTAAGGTTAGTTGTGACAaagttagtcatgaaccaaacagGCCCTAAGTCACTAGTCACTATGCCATCATAAAACTTTTTATTTAGGGGTAACAATTTGTTAATTGGTCTCCGCTGACTTACGTGTAAAATGTAAATTATTATCAACGTGCCAAAACTTGGCCCGTTGACATTGTAAATTTGGCCCGTTGATAGGTAAAATGTAAATAATCATCAACATGCCAAaacatttatttcttttttgaaaGACCCAGCTTGTGGCTGGCATATGATGATCAAAGCAGATAGCAGTGTGGGAAAACAAAAATTGGATGTGATCCTAGGatcaaggaaaaaggaaaaaaccgAAGGGAAAAAGAGATGAGGTTACATATGGCGATAATTCACGGCGGATCCCACAAGGGGGGTTCTAAGAACGCCGCTCCTGCTTGTCGCCAAAACTCGATGGTTCTTGTGATTGCATTCTTCATGTTTTGTAACCCGGCGTGCTTGCTCCTAAAGGTGCTTTCATTTCTCTCCTTCCAGATCTCAGACAAAATCAAGATGTTCATTGTCTTGATGGCCTTTTTATGCTCTGGCATGGTTTTGGTGACCATCGTAGCTACAATCTCTGATGATTTTTCCTTCTCCTCCCATTCGCCTGGGTGCAGTGAGGCACATCCAAGGCGCGATGCAGCATGTGTCCATACCTGGAGTGACATCGGGCATTGCCAGAACAAGTGTACGGATGACTCTAGATTCCGAAGACATAATTGGCAGAAATATTCATTTGGCCAGCCCCTGCGTTGTAGGCGATCGTTGCACCATAGTCTGTTCTTGAGTAGCAGCCATGTAAATATCTTCAAACGCGCAGGTGCCCAGGTTGTCCAAAACATCTTTTTGTAATCAGATTTAAAGAAACCCTGGAACTCGGTCTTGTATGCAGAGCTCGCTGAATACTTTCCTGATGTTTCTAGTTTCCACCTGATTGTGTCTCTAGTCCCTTCTTGCAAGTGGAGATCCCTATcttggatccatgtatgaagcaTGATCGCCTCCTCCCACAGATGCATAGTGTTACCATGGGCTAGGTCTGCAATCCAGGTGTTGTTTTCCAACGCCTCTTGTACTGATCTATTCTTTCTCCTGGAGTGCCTAAATAGAGTTGGGAATGTCGTCTTTAGGTTTCCGGAGCCCGTCCATGAATAGTGCCAGAAGGTTGCCGTTGCTCCATTGCCCAGGATGACAGTCGTTGAAGCACTAAAAAGTGCTATGTTGGCTTCGTCGCACGGAAGTGCCATGCCATGCCACGGTCTGTCTGGGCTTGTCCAGGAGAGCCAAAGCCAATGTAGCCTTAGTGCTCTACTGAAATGGTTCAAGTCAAGGATCCCTAGGCCCCCGTTTTCCACTGGGAGCATACTACCGGCCAGTTAACTTTGCATTTCCCTCCGCTAGTTTCCTCCTCATGTGCCCAAAGGAACCGTCGCCTACCCTTATCTATCTCGAGGAAGAACTTCTTAGACGCCCTAAGCACAGATAATGCGAAAGTTGGAAGCGCGGTCAGGACACTGCGGACCAGGACGCGGCGACCGGCGATGTTCAGTAGTTTCCCTTTCCATCCAGCTAGTCTAGCCCTAATCCTGTCCAAAATGAATTGTATGTGGACTAGGCGCAGCCTGGACAGAGTGATCGGCGGTCCTAGATACTTCAACGGGAAGCCCTTGACTTCCCCGCCGAAGCTAGCCAGGGTCTCTTGCAGGTTGATCTCGTCGCAGCGGATGGCGGAGGCGGTAGACTTCGTCGGGTTAATGTGCAGTCCAGACGCGTGTCCAAAACACCGGGGAATCTCCATCACGGCGTCTATCTCTATCTTATCCGGGTTGGCAAAGATGACGGCGTCATCGGCAGCGGGGCTAGCAGGTGCATCTCCGTTGCCTTCTCCAGCAGGCGGTGAAGTGTGTCGATGGCGATGATGAAGAGGAGTGGCGATAGCAAGTCTCCCTGTCgtaaccccctctggtggatgaaCGGGCGTCCGACCATGCCATTTAGAATGATCGACGATGAGGCCGTACTAAATAGCAGTGTCATCTAGTCTCGCCAGCGCGCCGGGAAACCGAGCTCCTGCAGCAACTCCAGCAAGTATTCCCATGACACGTCAAAGGCTCTCGCGATATCTAGCTTAAGCAGCAGAGCTGGTTTTCTTTTCCTGTGAAGTGATGTAACTACGTTTTGCACATATAGGAAACTATCCTGTGTAGACTTGGAGCGTAAGAAAGCTGATTGCGTCGGGGAGATGATGTTGCTAATCATGGTACTTAGTCTTCTCGATAGGACCTTGGTAATGAGCTTTGCTACGGAGTGGATCAGACTGATGGGTCTGAAATCCTGAATCCTATTGGCGCCCTCTTTGTTTGGCAGGAGTACTACCAACGCGGTGTTGAGCTTGCCGAAGTCCCCTCTCACTAAGGTGAAGAAGCTACTGAAGACTCGCATGATATCTTCCTTGATTATTGACCAACAAGACCTGAGGAACGTCCGTGAAAAACCGTCCGGGCCTGGGGCCTTCTCCGCCGGTGTTGCTTTTATCGCCTCCCAAACCTCCTCCTCTGAGAAGGGGTTGTCTAAACCTCTATTGTGGACCGACGGCAGGTCAAGGATGGACCAGTCGATAGACAGTGGTCGATCGGCCCTGCTTCCCATGCTCTGTTGGAAGTGATGAAAGATGGCCTCTTCCTTTTGCGCGTGAGCCGCGGCAACCTCATCTCCTACCTGAAGgcagtggatgaagtttttgcgcCTCCTAGCTGTGGCTTTAGCATGGAAGAATTTTGTCCCCGCATCCCCTAATCTAACCCAAGTAAGACGGGAGGCTTGGAGCCGGCGAGCTCTCTCTAACGCCACCAGCCCAAGTAGACGAAGCTTAAGAAGTTTTTGAAGGTTGAATTCCGCGTCTGATAGACAACGTTTATCCTGCGCTACATCCAGTCGTAGCACGATTTCCGCAGGCAGGTGGAATTGCAGTTTTGCCTGGCTGAAGAAATCTTTGCTCCAAGTCTTCAGGTCGCGAGTTGTCCGCATCATCTTCGTGCTGAGACGATGGAAGGCACACGTAGATTGCACCGGTCTATTCCATGCCCTTTCCACCGTGACGTGGAAACGCGGAAAGCTCGGCCAGAAGTTCTCGAATTTGAAGAGAGCAGGACGAGGGGCGGCAGTTGTATCAGCTAGAACTAGCGGGCAGTGGTCTGACATTGCCGTGGATGCCGCatggagggagaaggaggggaagatGCCTTCCCAAGGGATGTTGCAGAAGAATTTGGCGATGCTCACTAGGGTTGGGTCTTGGTGCTCGTTACTCCACGTATATTTACGGTTCTTGCATCTAATCTCCTTCAACCCCGCAGCATCTATAGCTGCTCTGAACCTACCCATAAGCCTATGGTTGAGGTTTGAATTATTCTTGTCTCGCGCCTCGTAGATGAGGTTGAAGTCCCCGTTGATGAGCCAAGGATCGGTTGAAGGGGGCGCCGAGTGGGATAGTTCCCGGAGGAAgctttccttccttgcatcatccGCAGGACCGTAGACGGATGATAACCAGAAGCTTTGAGCATGCCCCAACATGGTCACCCTAGCCGTGATGGCGAAGACTCCAACAGCGTGCGAGGTGACGGTGGCCAGCTCTTTGTTCGAGAGAATAGCTGCCCCCCACAAGTTCCTAATGCCGGGAGTGCAATGCACTTGGTGAGATGTCTTCCCCCAACCTCACGAACTAACTCTGGAGACCAGTCTGATATCTTGGTATCTTGTAGGCATAAAATGGCCGCACGGTGAGCGACGGCCATCTCGCTGACGGCGGCCCTCTTGGCGGGGTTGATTAAACCTCTGACATTCTAGCACATGATCGGTCGAAAGTTGTCACTCATTTGAGACACCGATGTAACTCCGATGACTAAAACTAGTTGGCCTCAGGCCCAGAAACAACACAGCCACAATCAACATAGTAGTGGAACTCCGGCGCCCACCAACACACCCCAAGACGCGCCGGCGAAGAGCTACGGACCCTCTACCCAAACAGACGGAAATCAATCCTAACTTGAACTGTTTGTACATCGGGCGCCATCGGAGAGAAATGCTAAGATCGACTGACATGATTACACCCTGGCCTCCTCAGTGACTCCCTCAGGGCCGACCATGCGGGCCATGACCCGCAGGGCCTCACTGTCCAGGCAAGTAAGCCTCGCGATGACTGCTATGTCGTTGTCTGACAACGGTTCTTCGAAGCGATGCAGAAGCGCCTTTGCCACTTCTTTCGTCATCTTGTCCCGAGGTCCGAGCCTGCCCACCTCCTTGACGAGGCACAGGGAGGCGCGCTGCGCCACTGGCACCATCAATGCGttggctgctagcagtccccggcaacaacactagagaaatgttgttgacatgttcctgacttgatgcctccacggcaacggagccagaactgctcccagttgctcaacaattagcaattgtcttgcaatggcccaccagcgcgtgggttcgcggcagttttcgagggtagagtattcaacccaaatttgttggttcgcccgacacgaagtggaagaatattctcaagtattagcagctgaatgtgtcagattcaaccacacctgaaagattactatctgcaagcaaagtatcagcagcaaagtagtatgataacaacagtgccagaaacgatctgttgacaaggcagactattcctaactgtcgtatcaatggcgccagaagttgaccgtggacgggaaatagtcttttcccggcaacggcgcgagaaaaagtattatagcaggtagcagcagtgtaacgagtaacagtagtagcaacgaacaacagtagtgacagcagtagcaaggaacaacagtagtgacagcagtagcaagtagcaacaaagcaaagcaagtaacagcagcagcaacagtagtaacagcagtagagcaaaacaagtaacagcagcagtgggacaaactcgtaggcaatgggccggtgatttgtttggatgatattcatcatgcaacagttataacacggagagatatgtggctagctcctattcgtcaatgtgatgtaggcatgcattccgtgtgttttcatacgtgcttagggaaaagaacttgcatgacatctattgtccatccctcccgtggcagcggggtccaaaaggaaattacgggatattaaggttctccttttaataaagaaccagaacaacgcattagcacttggtgaacacatgaactcctcaaactatggtcatcaccgggagtggttccggttattgtcactccggggttgccagatcataagtaactacaacttgcaagatcggatctaaaacacacatatattggtgacaacataataatttcagatctgaaatcatgacactcgggccctagtgacaagcattaagcatggcaaagtagtagcaacatcaatctcagaatatagtggatactagggatcaatccccgtcaaaactaactcgattacatgatagatctcatcctactcatcaccgtcgagcgagcctacgaatagattactcacgaacgatgaagagcttcatggaatacgagagggaagaaggttgatgatgacgatggcgacgatttcccctctctggagcccaaaacggactccagatctgccctccagatgaagaacaggatgtggcggcgcctccgtatcgcaaacgcgacgaaatcttctctcttgattttttctcggacgaaactgaatttatagagctgagtttgggggcggtagagccacgtgggccccacaagcttggtagccgccaccagggggcggcggctacaaggcttgtggcccactggcccatcccctctggtggatctttgcgcaggtatttttcatattttccagaaatattgtccgtaaattttcaggacgttccgagaactttcatttctgcacaaaaacaacaccaaggcaattctgctgaaaacagcgtcagtccaggttagttccattcaaatcatgcaaattagagtccaaaacaagggcaaaagagtttggaaaagtagatacgatggagacgtatcaactcctccaagcttaaaacatttcttgtcctcaagcaactcagttgacaaactgaaagagaaacaaaaactttgacaaactctgtttgatcttgttgttgcaactatgtctaactcataaccagaatttctgcaagatcacaagttaaccacataagcaagtgacacaaaggtctcatggtaaactaatatcaatggcataatcagctagggagcaaataataatgagtttcagataccaactatTCAAtccaaacaagcatgaagcaatatgaataagtggtatctcgctagctctttgtgagaccgcaaaacataaatgagagcactttcaaagatcaagggctgactaaacattgtaattcatagcaacgaagatccagtcatactcatactcaatatcaatcaaaagcaaagcataaaaatgacagaggtgctctctaattggtgcttatacaagaataGGATgaatcaataggaaaataaatagacatgcccttcgcagagggaagcattgatttgcagaggtgcgagagctcaactttgaaagcagagataataattttgggtggcatgctttcattgtcaacgcaatgaccaagaattctcaatatcttccacgctactcatgctataggcggttcccaaacagaaaagtaaagttttaactcccccaccaccaatcaatcacactccaaggcaagccgaatcctcgggtaccgtccatactaacatcaatccggggggagtctagttttacagttatgttttcgatttaagcgtggaactgggcattccaattaccggcccctttctcgtgaacgatagtgaataaacacatgtcgaggataacacgcctaacatggaagatatctatAGCCCccggtcaccacatgagcggttcgggcatgcaaaatagattatttcttgaaggtttagagaatggcacatgcaaatttacttggaacggcaggtagataccgcaaataggtaggtatggtggactctcatggaaaaaaagtgggtttatggaagtggatgcacaagcagtattccgcttagtacaagtgaaggctagcaaaagactgggaagcgacaaactagagagcgacaacagtcatcaagatgcaatgagtttgactaacattgggtgcaagcatgaacaggatataaatcaccatgaacacgaacatcatagaggctatgttgattttgtttcaactacatggatgaacatgcgccaagtcaagccacttgaatcattcaaaggagaataccatcctatcatactacatcatagtcatctcaaaatctatgttggcattcaagacaaaccattataagctctcggctaattaagcatggcatcgggaactatgatctctaagttgtcattgaaaacatggttctctcacaacaaagctgaatctgggacgacaagagtcatatttacaaaaacaaaatagacatagttcataccagcttttccagtctcagtcacttcatcatatatcatcattattgcctttcacttgcacgatcgaacgatgtgaacaataataagagtgctcgtgcattggactaagctgaatctgtaggcaaacacaaaggagaagacaaagtaatatggctctttgaaagataaacaggtatgcatgtaagagccactaaacattgtaaccaatatcttctaccttgacccaaagaaaaagaaaaccatttacacgggaaaactcccaacaagcaaaagaagaaaggaaaatctttttgggttttctcaaaaggacacaaaacaagaaaacaagaaaacgaaaataaactagcatggataatacagtggcaaagtgtaaacaccgactaacaaagtgaaagcataagcatgaatgtaaggtcgatgagaacacgtactcccccaagcttaggcttttggcctagcttggtctactcccaaggcgggaaataaccagctctgggatactcaggagcagactgtggatgccactactgtgtgagctcctctagctcccactgat
This window encodes:
- the LOC123430344 gene encoding glutamate decarboxylase 2-like; translation: MVLTHVQSDEAAASAAVFASRYVQEPVPSYELGEKSISKDAAYQIIHDELLLDGSPRLNLASFVTTWMEPECDRLILEGMNKNYADMDEYPVTTELQNRCVNIIARLFNAPVGTGETAVGVGTVGSSEAIMLAGLAFKRRWQNRRKAEGKPHDKPNIVTGANVQVCWEKFARYFEVELKEVKLSEGCYVMDPDKAVEMVDENTICVAAILGSTLTGEFEDVKRLNDLLVAKNKQTRWDTPIHVDAASGGFIAPFLYPELEWDFRLPLVKSINVSGHKYGLVYPGVGWVIWRNREDLPDELIFHINYLGADQPTFTLNFSKGSSQIIAQYYQFLRLGFEGYKNVMENCVESARTLREGLLRTGRFDVISKEDGVPLVAFTFRGIRDGSPAFKLSANLRRFGWIVPAYTMPANLEHMTVLRVVVREDFGRPLAERFLSHVRMALSELDLAAKGPVPKMRLTIELGPARSAEEEASVRVVKREAVSGHRSVSLVSGKTKGVC